From a single Miscanthus floridulus cultivar M001 chromosome 8, ASM1932011v1, whole genome shotgun sequence genomic region:
- the LOC136473247 gene encoding receptor-like protein kinase — protein MRLVLWLWFSLFSTLVWPSWSLSSDGAALLALSKSLILPSFLRSNWSASDATPCAWNGVGCNGRNRVISLDLSSSQVSGFIGPEIGRLKYLQILILSANNISGLIPLELGNCSMLEQLDLSQNLLSGSIPASMGNLKKLSALSLYYNSFNGTIPEELFKNQLLEEVHLNDNQLSGSIPFSVGEMTSLKSLWLQDNMLSGVLPSSIGNCTKLEELSLFDNQLSGSLPETLSETKGLRVFDATSNSFTGEIPFSFENNCMLEVFVLSFNYIKGEIPSWLGNCRSLQQLGFLNNSLSGKIPTSLGLLSNLTYLLLSQNSLSGPIPPEIGNCRLLQWLELDANQLEGTVPEELANLRNLSKLFLFENRLMGDFPENIWSIQTLESVLIYSNRFTGKLPSVLAELKHLQNITLFDNFFTGVIPQELGVNSPLVQIDFTNNSFVGGIPPNICSEKAFRILDLGFNHLNGSIPSNVVDCPSLKRVIVKNNNLDGSIPQLKNCANLSYMDLSHNSLSGNIPQSFSRCVNITEINWSENKLSGAIPPEIGNLVNLKRLDLSHNILHGSIPVQISSCSKLYSLDLSFNSLNGSALSTVSNLKFLTQLRLQENRFSGGLPESLSQLEMLIELQLGGNILGGSIPSSLGQLVKLGTALNLSSNGLVGDIPPQLGNLVDLQNLDLSFNNLSGGLVTLRSLGFLNALNVSYNQFSGPVPDNLLKFLSSTPNSFNGNPGLCISCSTSDSSCMGANVLKPCGGSKKRVVHGRFKIVLIVLGSLFVGAVLVLILCCILLKSRDRKKNTEEAVSNMFEDSSSKLNEIIEATENFDDKYIIGTGGHGTVYKATLRSGDVYAIKKLVISAHKGSYKSMVRELKTLGKIKHRNLIKLKEFWFRRDNGFILCDFMEKGSLHDVLHVIQPEPTLDWCVRYDIALGTAHGLAYLHDDCCPAIIHRDIKPCNILLDKDMVPHISDFGIAKLMDQPSTASQTTGIVGTIGYMAPELAFSTKSCMESDVYSYGVVLLELLTRRTAVDPSFPDSTDIVSWVSSALNGPHGGSLRHGGDGGGAQGAVGGAAVRGQGGEPKAVHGRRGEGADGRTACHWLPAAAAGRCPSRSRGNRDRNPIAARTGSRISDSAELFGDTNFLNL, from the exons ATGAGGCTAGTTCTGTGGCTTTGGTTCTCGCTGTTTTCCACATTAGTTTGGCCATCTTGGAGTTTGAGTTCAGATGGTGCAGCCCTTCTTGCTCTGTCCAAAAGCCTCATACTGCCAAGTTTCCTAAGGTCCAACTGGAGTGCTTCAGATGCAACTCCTTGTGCATGGAATGGTGTTGGTTGCAATGGAAGGAACAGAGTGATTTCTCTTGACCTGTCATCATCACAGGTTTCAGGTTTTATAGGACCTGAAATAGGGCGTCTGAAATACCTGCAAATTCTCATTTTATCTGCTAACAACATATCTGGTTTGATCCCTCTAGAATTGGGCAACTGCAGTATGCTTGAACAATTGGATCTGTCCCAAAACTTGCTTTCTGGCAGTATACCAGCATCAATGGGCAACCTCAAGAAATTGTCAGCACTGTCACTGTACTACAACTCTTTCAATGGAACAATACCAGAGGAGTTGTTCAAGAACCAGTTGCTGGAGGAAGTGCACCTAAATGACAATCAGCTCAGTGGTTCGATACCCTTCTCGGTTGGTGAAATGACAAGCCTTAAGTCATTGTGGTTGCAGGATAATATGTTGTCTGGAGTTTTGCCCAGTTCAATCGGCAACTGCACCAAGTTGGAGGAGCTGAGTCTATTTGATAATCAACTGAGTGGCAGTCTTCCAGAAACCTTGAGTGAGACCAAAGGCCTCAGGGTTTTTGATGCTACTAGCAATAGCTTCACGGGTGAGATTCCTTTCAGTTTTGAGAACAACTGCATGCTGGAAGTATTCGTCTTGTCATTCAATTATATAAAGGGTGAAATTCCATCATGGCTAGGGAATTGCAGGAGCTTGCAACAACTTGGATTTCTCAATAATAGTCTGTCTGGCAAAATTCCAACTTCTCTCGGCTTATTGAGCAACCTCACATATCTTTTACTTTCACAGAACTCCCTGTCAGGGCCGATCCCACCTGAGATTGGCAACTGTCGGTTGCTGCAGTGGCTAGAGTTGGATGCAAACCAGCTGGAGGGCACTGTTCCTGAAGAGTTGGCAAATTTACGGAACTTGTCAAAGCTCTTTCTTTTCGAGAATCGCCTCATGGGAGACTTCCCTGAGAATATTTGGAGTATCCAAACCCTTGAGAGCGTCCTTATTTATAGCAACAGATTCACAGGGAAGCTACCTTCagtgttagctgagctgaagCACCTGCAGAACATTACACTGTTTGATAATTTCTTCACTGGAGTCATTCCACAGGAACTGGGTGTTAATAGCCCCTTGGTGCAAATAGATTTCACAAATAACAGTTTTGTTGGTGGAATCCCACCAAACATTTGTTCAGAAAAAGCATTCAGAATTCTGGACTTGGGGTTTAATCATCTCAACGGTAGCATCCCATCCAATGTTGTGGACTGCCCAAGTCTGAAGCGAGTCATTGTCAAAAACAATAACCTTGATGGGTCTATTCCACAATTAAAAAACTGTGCAAATCTAAGTTATATGGATCTGAGCCACAATTCCTTAAGTGGTAACATTCCTCAAAGCTTCAGCAGATGTGTAAACATTACTGAGATAAACTGGTCAGAGAACAAGCTTTCTGGGGCAATACCACCTGAAATTGGAAACTTAGTGAATCTGAAAAGACTTGACCTCTCACACAACATATTACATGGTTCAATTCCTGTGCAAATTTCCAGTTGCTCCAAGTTGTATTCACTTGATTTGAGTTTTAACTCTTTGAATGGTTCGGCCCTCAGCACAGTAAGCAACTTGAAGTTTCTGACACAACTACGATTGCAAGAGAATAGATTCAGCGGAGGCTTGCCTGAGTCCCTCTCCCAGTTGGAAATGCTTATTGAGCTGCAACTTGGTGGAAATATTCTTGGGGGTAGTATCCCTTCATCATTAGGACAGCTGGTGAAACTGGGTACAGCCTTGAACCTTAGTAGCAATGGTCTAGTTGGTGATATTCCACCACAATTGGGTAATTTAGTGGACTTGCAAAACTTAGATTTGTCATTTAATAATCTCTCAGGAGGCCTTGTTACATTGAGAAGTCTAGGTTTTTTGAATGCCTTGAATGTTTCTTACAACCAATTTAGTGGACCAGTCCCAGATAATCTTCTGAAGTTTCTGAGTTCCACACCAAATTCCTTTAATGGAAACCCAGGCCTCTGTATCTCTTGCAGCACCAGTGATTCTTCTTGCATGGGAGCTAATGTTTTGAAACCTTGTGGTGGGTCGAAGAAAAGAGTAGTGCATGGCCGATTCAAAATTGTCCTCATAGTTCTTGGTTCATTATTTGTGGGAGCAGTTCTGGTACTTATACTGTGTTGCATCCTTCTGAAATCTCGAGATCGGAAGAAGAATACTGAGGAAGCAGTCAGTAATATGTTTGAAGATTCCTCATCTAAATTAAATGAGATTATAGAGGCTACTGAAAATTTTGATGACAAGTATATCATCGGTACAGGTGGTCACGGAACTGTTTACAAGGCAACACTGAGGTCAGGAGATGTTTATGCTATAAAGAAACTTGTGATTTCTGCACACAAAGGTTCATACAAAAGCATGGTTAGAGAACTGAAGACACTAGGAAAAATTAAGCACAGAAACTTGATAAAGTTGAAAGAATTTTGGTTCAGACGTGATAATGGATTCATACTGTGTGATTTTATGGAAAAAGGTAGCCTTCATGATGTTCTGCATGTAATTCAGCCAGAACCAACTTTGGACTGGTGTGTGAGGTATGACATAGCTCTCGGCACCGCCCATGGGTTAGCATATCTTCACGATGACTGCTGCCCTGCGATCATTCACCGTGATATCAAGCCATGTAATATCCTGCTGGACAAGGACATGGTGCCACATATTTCAGATTTTGGCATTGCAAAGCTCATGGACCAGCCTTCTACTGCTTCACAGACCACTGGAATCGTTGGCACCATTGGATATATGGCCCCAG AATTGGCGTTTTCGACCAAGAGCTGCATGGAGTCCGACGTATACAGCTACGGCGTGGTGCTACTGGAGCTGCTCACCAGGAGGACGGCGGTGGATCCTTCGTTCCCCGACAGCACGGACATAGTCAGCTGGGTGTCGTCCGCGCTGAACGGCCCTCATGGAGGAAGTCTTCGGCACGGTGGAGATGGAGGAGGTGCGCAAGGTGCTGTCGGTGGCGCTGCGGTGCGCGGCCAGGGAGGCGAGCCAAAGGCCGTCCATGGCCGCCGTGGTGAAGGAGCTGACGGGCGTACGGCCTGCCACTGGCtgccagcggcggcggccggtCGTTGTCCGAGTCGAAGTAGGGGAAACCGGGATCGCAATCCCATAGCAGCGCGTACTGGCAGTAGGATTTCTGATTCTGCCGAGCTGTTCGGGGACACCAACTTCCTGAACTTGTAG